The proteins below are encoded in one region of Aestuariivirga litoralis:
- a CDS encoding SDR family oxidoreductase, with the protein MSLKGTTLFITGASRGIGKAIALRAARDGANIVVAAKTAEEHAKLPGTIYSAADEIKSAGGNALPVIVDVRDEESIKAATEKAAETFGGIDIVINNASAINLTGTAQTPMRRYDLMMQVNIRGTFAVTQACLPYLKKAANPHILTLSPPPSLDPKWFGPHVAYTISKMGMSLCVLGWAEEFRDIGIAANALWPRTIIETAALAMLGGIIKPEHCRKPDIVADAAHAILTKLARECTGNFFIDDEVLAKEGITDLSGYSGVPGSTPMRDLFLDR; encoded by the coding sequence ATGAGTCTCAAAGGCACGACACTATTCATCACCGGCGCCAGCCGTGGCATCGGCAAAGCCATCGCCCTGCGCGCAGCGCGTGATGGCGCCAATATAGTGGTCGCCGCCAAGACGGCGGAAGAACATGCCAAACTGCCCGGCACCATTTATTCCGCTGCTGACGAGATCAAATCCGCCGGCGGCAACGCGCTGCCCGTCATCGTCGATGTGCGCGATGAAGAGAGCATCAAGGCCGCCACAGAAAAAGCCGCAGAGACTTTCGGCGGCATCGACATCGTGATCAACAATGCCAGCGCCATCAACCTCACCGGCACCGCGCAAACGCCAATGCGCCGCTATGACCTGATGATGCAGGTGAACATCCGCGGCACCTTCGCGGTGACCCAAGCCTGCCTGCCTTACCTGAAGAAAGCGGCGAACCCGCATATCCTCACGCTGTCGCCGCCACCTTCGCTTGATCCCAAATGGTTCGGCCCACATGTGGCCTATACGATTTCAAAAATGGGAATGAGCCTGTGCGTGCTGGGCTGGGCCGAAGAATTCCGCGACATCGGCATCGCCGCCAACGCACTCTGGCCCCGCACCATCATTGAAACCGCAGCCCTCGCCATGCTGGGCGGCATCATCAAGCCAGAACATTGCCGCAAGCCCGACATCGTCGCCGATGCGGCGCATGCGATCCTGACGAAACTCGCACGCGAATGCACCGGCAATTTCTTCATCGACGACGAAGTGCTGGCCAAGGAAGGCATCACTGATTTGTCAGGCTACTCTGGAGTTCCCGGCAGCACCCCGATGCGCGATCTGTTTTTGGATCGCTAG
- a CDS encoding thioesterase family protein → MNLWFRLIWVVLASLRAPPMRWNEKIIQHFRCWPSDLDFNLHMTNARYFALMDLGRMELIVRGGLGKLMRRDGLMPVIAGSMIRFRRPIQPFQRITLATQVLCWDAKWMFIEHRIEREGELMCQSIVKAAFVKKGGTMPPAEMAKSLGHEETSPPLPDWIVQWQQAELAAGGKGKS, encoded by the coding sequence ATGAATCTGTGGTTCCGCCTCATCTGGGTGGTGCTCGCCAGCTTGCGCGCGCCGCCGATGCGCTGGAATGAGAAAATCATTCAGCATTTCCGCTGCTGGCCGTCCGACCTGGACTTCAACCTGCACATGACCAACGCGCGCTATTTCGCGCTGATGGATCTGGGCCGAATGGAGTTGATCGTGCGCGGCGGCCTCGGCAAGCTGATGCGCCGCGATGGATTGATGCCGGTGATTGCTGGCAGCATGATCCGCTTCCGCCGCCCCATCCAGCCGTTTCAGCGCATCACACTGGCCACGCAGGTGTTGTGCTGGGACGCAAAATGGATGTTCATCGAACATCGCATCGAGCGTGAAGGCGAGCTGATGTGCCAATCCATCGTCAAGGCCGCCTTCGTCAAGAAGGGTGGCACCATGCCCCCGGCAGAAATGGCAAAATCACTGGGGCACGAAGAAACATCACCGCCGCTGCCGGACTGGATCGTGCAATGGCAGCAAGCGGAACTCGCCGCAGGCGGCAAGGGGAAATCATGA